The Echinicola rosea genome has a segment encoding these proteins:
- a CDS encoding quinone-dependent dihydroorotate dehydrogenase: protein MYKSLLKPFLFKKSAEEAHHFTFSLTKNTFNLPLVKSVINSMYGYEHPSLEREVFGLKFRNPVGLAAGFDKDAKLIDEMAMLGFGFIEIGTLTPKPQDGNPLPRLFRLPEDEALVNRMGFNNGGVDEAVKRLKKRTSKVLIGGNIGKNKVTPNENAASDYLYCLDTLHAYVDYFVVNVSSPNTPNLRDLQEKEPLKQLLSLVKVRNDEKDHPKPILLKIAPDLTDGQLDDIIEIVKETGIDGVIATNTTIDRSGLRTDASKVDALGAGGVSGKVLGKRSTEVIRYLSEKSGGTFPIIGVGGIFSAQDAIEKLEAGASLVQVYSGMIYEGPGLMKAIKKGLKEHYSK, encoded by the coding sequence GTGTACAAATCCCTTTTAAAGCCATTTTTATTCAAGAAAAGTGCAGAGGAAGCCCACCACTTTACCTTTTCACTGACTAAAAACACGTTCAATTTGCCTTTGGTAAAAAGTGTCATCAACAGTATGTATGGGTACGAACACCCTTCACTGGAGCGGGAGGTTTTTGGCCTGAAGTTTAGAAACCCAGTGGGATTGGCAGCTGGATTTGACAAAGATGCCAAATTGATCGATGAGATGGCTATGTTAGGATTTGGCTTCATCGAAATAGGCACACTGACCCCAAAACCTCAAGATGGGAATCCACTTCCGAGGCTTTTTAGACTTCCTGAAGATGAGGCGCTGGTCAATCGCATGGGCTTTAACAACGGCGGTGTGGACGAGGCTGTAAAAAGATTGAAAAAGCGGACTTCCAAGGTTCTGATCGGTGGCAATATTGGAAAAAACAAGGTCACCCCCAACGAAAACGCGGCATCTGATTATTTGTATTGCCTGGATACTTTACATGCCTATGTGGACTACTTTGTGGTGAATGTCAGCTCACCCAACACACCCAATCTCCGTGATCTGCAGGAAAAAGAACCGCTCAAACAATTGCTTTCCTTGGTAAAGGTGCGCAATGACGAAAAGGACCATCCCAAGCCTATTTTGCTTAAGATTGCCCCAGACCTAACGGACGGACAGCTAGATGACATCATCGAAATCGTCAAAGAAACAGGAATCGATGGCGTGATAGCGACCAACACGACCATAGACCGGTCTGGGCTAAGGACAGATGCCAGCAAGGTGGACGCTTTGGGTGCAGGAGGGGTCAGTGGAAAAGTCCTTGGTAAAAGAAGCACAGAAGTCATTCGTTACCTATCTGAAAAATCCGGAGGCACTTTTCCTATTATCGGCGTGGGAGGGATTTTCAGCGCTCAGGATGCGATCGAAAAGCTTGAAGCTGGAGCTTCATTGGTACAGGTTTATTCTGGAATGATTTACGAGGGCCCAGGATTGATGAAAGCCATCAAAAAGGGCCTAAAAGAGCATTACAGCAAATGA
- a CDS encoding FtsK/SpoIIIE family DNA translocase, with amino-acid sequence MASNTYKSNTFRKKEKAKKKKSTFNFSLGALKDKKIGLSFGILFMMIGLFLFFAFLGYLFTGPADQSVVTGGDPAVTLRQNAAEARNWLGYAGAYVSHWLIFRWFGLAAFLLPPFLFLLGFKWAFKKSLIPMTQYSVFGLFFVFWLGLLLGYVVHILKGFSYLQFLSGGFGYEMAVLADEFLGWGTFILIFGSLLIFVVFFFNITHIDWLQSDLKSDTPISDPEPAAPLAKEAKGKKDPIEEEMVEEEELMIEEEVKEEEEDEQSWTIKSNQAEKKKAPASEPAFNIDELETADDLEEEKAADDKKFTVETSAQEEKKVSEVENLDPYDPTLDLPSYQYPSIDLLNEYDQQKVTVTRQELEENKNKIVETLVNFKIGIQEIKATIGPTVTLYEIVPDPGVKISKIKNLEDDIALSLAALGIRIIAPIPGKGTIGIEVPNKNRELVAAGSVLGTEKFMKSDKDLPVALGKTISNEVFVFDLAKMPHLLMAGATGQGKSVGLNVILASLVYKKHPSQLKFVLVDPKKVELTLFNKIERHFLAKLPNADDAIITDTKKVIYTLNSLCTEMDNRYDLLKDAGCRNLKEYNAKFVARKLNPEKGHKFMPYIVLVIDELADLMMTAGKEIEGPIARLAQLARAIGIHLVVATQRPSVNVITGIIKANFPARLSFRVTSKVDSRTILDAGGAEQLIGMGDMLLSQGSDVIRLQCAFLDTPEVERVCEWIGEQRGYSDAYLLPEFEGEDGDSSVGEVDLADRDPLFEDAARLIVMHQQGSTSLIQRKLKLGYNRAGRIIDQLEAAGVVGAFEGSKAREVLIQDEVSLEQLLSSL; translated from the coding sequence ATGGCTTCAAACACTTATAAATCAAATACATTTAGAAAAAAAGAAAAAGCCAAAAAGAAGAAAAGCACGTTTAACTTTTCCTTAGGAGCACTAAAAGACAAGAAAATAGGGCTGTCATTCGGGATATTGTTTATGATGATCGGGCTATTTTTGTTTTTTGCTTTTTTGGGATATTTATTCACGGGCCCCGCTGACCAGAGTGTGGTCACAGGAGGGGATCCAGCGGTCACTTTGCGACAAAATGCCGCCGAAGCGAGAAACTGGCTGGGATATGCTGGAGCCTATGTGTCCCATTGGTTGATATTTAGGTGGTTTGGATTGGCAGCCTTTTTATTGCCCCCTTTTTTATTTTTGCTTGGCTTCAAATGGGCCTTCAAAAAATCCCTGATCCCCATGACGCAATACAGCGTTTTTGGGCTGTTCTTTGTGTTTTGGCTGGGGCTTTTGCTCGGTTATGTGGTACACATTCTGAAAGGCTTTAGCTACTTGCAATTCCTAAGTGGGGGCTTTGGCTATGAAATGGCCGTACTAGCTGATGAATTCTTGGGCTGGGGAACTTTCATTTTGATTTTTGGGTCATTACTGATCTTTGTCGTTTTCTTTTTTAACATCACGCATATTGACTGGCTACAGTCCGATCTAAAATCCGATACTCCAATATCGGATCCTGAGCCCGCTGCACCTCTGGCAAAAGAGGCCAAGGGCAAAAAGGATCCAATCGAAGAAGAAATGGTCGAAGAAGAGGAGTTAATGATAGAGGAAGAGGTGAAAGAAGAGGAAGAAGACGAACAAAGTTGGACCATCAAGTCCAACCAAGCAGAGAAGAAAAAAGCACCTGCTTCAGAACCTGCCTTCAATATCGACGAGTTGGAAACCGCTGATGATCTAGAAGAAGAAAAAGCCGCTGACGACAAGAAGTTCACCGTAGAGACGAGTGCGCAAGAGGAGAAGAAAGTCAGTGAAGTAGAAAACCTCGATCCCTACGATCCCACTCTCGACCTTCCGAGTTACCAATATCCGAGCATTGACCTGCTTAATGAATACGACCAGCAAAAAGTAACCGTGACCCGGCAAGAGCTGGAGGAAAATAAGAACAAGATCGTCGAGACCCTGGTCAACTTCAAAATCGGCATCCAGGAAATCAAGGCGACCATTGGCCCCACAGTGACGCTCTATGAGATTGTCCCAGATCCCGGGGTGAAAATTTCCAAGATCAAAAACTTGGAAGACGACATCGCCCTTAGCTTGGCTGCCTTGGGAATTAGGATCATTGCTCCCATTCCTGGCAAAGGCACCATCGGCATAGAGGTTCCCAACAAAAACAGGGAATTGGTAGCCGCAGGATCTGTACTCGGTACGGAAAAATTCATGAAGAGTGACAAAGACCTTCCTGTTGCTCTGGGCAAAACCATTAGCAACGAAGTATTTGTTTTCGATCTGGCCAAAATGCCCCACCTGCTTATGGCGGGCGCTACGGGACAAGGTAAATCAGTCGGCCTGAATGTGATCTTAGCGTCATTGGTTTACAAGAAACATCCATCACAATTGAAATTTGTATTGGTAGATCCCAAGAAGGTGGAATTGACTTTATTCAATAAAATCGAACGCCATTTCCTTGCCAAGCTGCCCAATGCAGATGATGCGATCATCACCGATACCAAAAAGGTCATCTATACCCTAAACTCACTGTGTACCGAAATGGACAACAGGTATGACCTCCTGAAAGATGCGGGCTGCCGAAACCTAAAAGAGTACAATGCCAAATTTGTGGCGCGTAAACTCAATCCCGAAAAGGGGCACAAATTCATGCCATACATTGTACTGGTGATTGACGAACTGGCCGACTTGATGATGACCGCCGGTAAAGAAATTGAAGGGCCGATTGCCCGGCTGGCCCAGCTGGCAAGAGCGATCGGAATTCACTTGGTAGTGGCCACCCAGCGTCCTTCTGTAAACGTAATTACCGGTATTATCAAAGCAAACTTCCCTGCCAGGCTATCATTTAGAGTGACATCCAAAGTGGACAGTAGGACAATTTTGGATGCAGGTGGTGCCGAACAGCTCATTGGTATGGGGGATATGCTGCTTTCTCAAGGCTCCGATGTCATCCGTCTTCAATGTGCTTTCCTAGACACTCCCGAAGTGGAAAGGGTCTGTGAATGGATAGGAGAACAACGAGGATACAGTGATGCCTATCTTTTACCTGAATTTGAAGGAGAGGATGGTGACAGCAGCGTCGGAGAAGTGGACCTGGCCG